Within Mercenaria mercenaria strain notata chromosome 15, MADL_Memer_1, whole genome shotgun sequence, the genomic segment TTGATTACCATTTTGAATCAAATAATATGTAAGAAGTTATCTAAGCCTTTTACTGTTACTGGGGCCACAAACATTCATGTTGATCTTAAAAACTGAAtagtcattttttttcattacgaGTGAAACTCCATGCCTTATTGTACATTATATGTTTCAACTGCCATGATTTTCAACGACAAAAATAGGATTAATGCAGCGTGGTGGATGGTTGTCTCCAAGATTATATCAGTTTCGTAAAGTCTCTCTTCCTTGGTATATATATACGCTGGGTAGATAAGCGGAAATGTCAAAAGGTGGATGAACCCCAGCTTAgaatatacgaggggcgttcaatatgtaatgttattccATATGTAgctccgtaaccgctggttatatttagatgcggttttcggcacactgtaaagcaatttattggaaacgaaatgctatataaatgttaaaaatcagcttgttcaaagtaaaaatataatcatttgagtgaggtgtactcaggtgtactggaccataattatagtATAGGTTTGTCCTGGccatccagagtctcagaaaaataaaataacttgtaaaatcacaaaattctatcatttttctacgaggtacagcaatttgtaaTGAGTTcgcatttgttttaattttacaacacaacttaAAACATCTAAACTCGATGTTGATTCCAtatggaatgggtgttgagagcgattaatcaaagttgtaagaacttgttttgCAATCGAGAATTATGATACTAGTATCAATTtaagatacaagaattttttaaacgatgattatcgcgcctgacaaaattgtagcggcttattgtactcaacctatcattttttctagtaaaaatatacacagtgaatttaataaagttataaacgtttttattttagttttcaaatatttttgtgaaggtcatgatttgttttatctgtttaaactgaaaattgaactatagttctagttgttgaatagtagaatcaaggaaatGCATATTTCAGTcttaatattttggacataaaattgtccagtatacccgagtacacctcattcaaatgattatatttttactttgagtctaccgatttttataattgatataGCATGGTGTTCCCAATAacttgctctataatgtgccgaaagcCGCATTTAAAACTTACAAGCGGTTACGGAAccacatacggagtaacattacatattgaacgtcCCTGGTATAATTATTGTTCATGTAGGGAAGCTATCCATCAGGCCTGCGAACGATCGGTGGTTATATTTTTTATGTCGCATACCATGTTGGAAATCCTTTACATTAGGTCGACTGGTGTATTTTCCTACCGTAAAAGATTGTTTACTAGATCATGTCTATCAATATATCTTATTCTAAGCAGACAAGGAGGCACGGTTTTAAACTATATactgtagagaccgtaccattatagctcttcgcatactttgatttttcaaactaaagtgatttttacaaatgcaccggttacgataaaaaatgtaaacaaaagattCCGTTTataatctttgaaatatatgaatgacactcgatcttagtcataatactgattgacagtgaatgctaatgactctatgtgttgcagaaaggtatttattttgtaactgtaagttcccatcaattgaaatcctctcaaaactggtaaaataattacttatatttggacaaagctcacggTCTTTTCCGTTTgacagctgctaaaagggcaaatataaaagattcagtgtaagttatatttcactggtactaccagttagtaagttcatactctgaacaacacgtcagagaaattcgGGCAGATTtcaccgattatgacgttggcagcattagattatatcttttctttacacgaaaattgccgttaggtaacaaggcgaatacgccgataatccagAGTCACCGAGTATttttccagttcacgcaatgtaatcaaGGCAATTAAACTGCTTAGCTATTAGCTGCTGTTGtgatagggaagtggtagagtgtctgccttaggagtgagaggtcctgggttcgagtcccagttagagattcactatttgcattctgctaaagcatagttttgctgttaatagactgttccagatgttctaattttttagcacacagtatcatggatcagtattgaGCAATcgagatcaaagttgaatgttaaattaaatgcacccaattagtaaatattcactatattatgtccctttgatgtttatgctctccatgttcgagaagagttacatttccttgatcataaaattttctttaacaataaaatattaaatgctcataactccacacttctggttaaaatagtgtctatatttctgttttcgaAAAATATATGggcatttgtcttcatttcaaagctttttaacttcaaacctatgatatgaaaaacttaggtactatctctatatacTGTCGTGAATTAGAGAACGTTTTGTAGACACCGCTTACTCAAAGAACATAGACGAGACACCAATATTGTTCTCTATTCTAATCAGAGTATACTCTAAATGgcagaaataataaattaattgatGTAGCAAATTTTACAAGTAATTCATGGCCTTAATTGATTTTCAccagatttttcttttttatttattttactttttgggCAGAACACAAATTTACTATCAGTAAATAAATTGCTAGCTTTATTCATTCAACTTGTGTCTTCCTTGATTTGAACTACACATCCTTTTTATCTATTATCTAAAATTAAATGCGCATCAGTTTCTTCTACTATTTCATTTCTACATGGGGCTGAGGACAGCTGCTTCAAGTCAACTTTTTCAAAAGTTGTACAAGTTATGAGTATGTACAATGTGTGTAGTGCTGCATCCATGATGTTATGGACGCCATGCATAAATAGGTATTTTATGTACAGTGCTACATCCTGTGATGTTGTGGAAGTTTTTATTAGATATTACCTGTGTATTGCTACATCCCATAATGTAGTGGAAGTTACTCTCTCCCCATTTATACTTTTCTATCATGCAAACCTGTAACATGTAGAAataaatttgtaattgtgtgttaATCGCCGATAATATGGAGAATTCAAAACGACATTAGAAGTTTAaatctaaaatacatgtatttcaaacaaCTTTTAAGATATGTCTGTGTTTATGAACATCTAAGcttacttatatattttatataagattCATTAAATCAAAGTCATGTAAAACAGTTGGTAAGTagaaatacatcaatttctttttatcaaaCAATTTCTTACAACATCTCTACCTGATTGGCGTCACAAAGTTGTACAGTGTTACAGGTCTCATGTTCACCCTTGTGAGTACAGTCAAAGCAAAGAGGTCCCCTCTGTCCGATTTGTTGCAGCCCTAGCATAAACCAGAAATAGCAGGTGATATCAATTTATCTGGGTCAgcgtaatataaaaaaaaatcttggaaaCACAGACCACAACCAAGCACAATAACAGCAAGGTCTGTTCATCAGATGCAATGCAATATGTGACAAACTCCACTTGCACCCTCGCACAGGCTTCAGCAAAATTCGTTTTTAGTGAAGTTAGATTACTCCATGATCCTAAACGccgagaaaatataacaatacaaatgTCCAAGTAGGAGGAGACTTTTAACAGCCAACatgcaacatttacacatgttacaagtaccaaaagcAATTTAGAAACACTTGCagatgcgtgtgtgtgtgtgtgtgtgtgtgtgtgtgtgtgtgtgttcgggtttaacgtctttctcaacaatgtttcagtcatatgaacgacggtgtctacttgtagcagtgagcacaatgcccatctttatagtgctgcctcactggaatatcacgccgtagacacataaCATGATACCCCActaagtcacattatactgacaccgggctgaccagtcctagtactatcctctaaatgctgagcgtcaagcgaggaagctactagtaccattttttacgtctttggtatgacgcggccagggatcgaacccacgacctcccgcactcgaagcggacacttGCAGATGTGTTGATACGACGATGCACAAGACAAGGAACCTTCAATGATAGACTAGTTTGTTATTCCAGTTAACAAATTTGGCTTGCCTAAAACCAGAAAGCAATGGACATAACTAAACAAGCTGGAATTTAGTAAGGGATCTAAGGTTACGGACCATGCATTTCACAGAACAGGCGATTACACAAATGCTACACATGTATGTAAGTCGAAGCCGAGATGTttgagctgaaaaactaaacagtaccaatagcattaaatctgaaataaatcGGAATATAAAGACTGTTGTTGTTATCAAAATTTTCCATATATTCTTGTAAACATTTTACCTTTGTCGCCACATCCTTCGCTGTTACAGAAACTATCATTACAACATTGCAGACAACCACCGTTTCCATCAACGCTCGTGCAttgcttgaaaaaaaattgttttgttgtcaAAACCAAAACAGAAAATAAGTGTTGCAACCTATAtacattaatgtatatttttgtcaACATTGTAcactaacaaacaaacaacttaaagCATTTTAAGAAACCCTTTTTATGCAATGGAACCTGTCCCATCATCCATTCCCCCACCTTTAAAGCTCATAACCGAAGAACTAAAGTTCGGTTTGCAAAAAAAGGTTTTCGGTTTAGAGACGTTTCATCGGTGAAATATTAGTTACATATTGTTACATAAAACTGTTACAGAATTACTTGAAAACagaaataacacttttaaaactcTATGGTCAAAAATTCTGATACTCTTTATAAAACACAAGTGCCGAAAATTAAGATTgccttttaaatttttagtttttcaCATTTTATGTTGATATGTATGTTCGGTCCAGAAAGTCCAGAAAAAAATGTTCGATTTCAGAAATAGACGGTTTTTGGTAAACTGGGGTATTTGCTGTCTAGTAGCTaagaatgaaatatttcaggacAGCAACACttgttaaggacgctcgctacagtttcgtaatttttttctcaataatagattttgatgaaatgttttgtattaaaagatcatgttatgatgtattgaaaaatgaaataaaaatactaggtcaccagctttgtttcaatttaatttgcccctagatatggtgctattttaaacatttttcaaaatgtctgatcctaaaatatatttcagtaaagtacaataatcagcataaatttgattatctaagcatttttataacggaaaacaatatatctatttgaaacat encodes:
- the LOC123558097 gene encoding uncharacterized protein LOC123558097 isoform X3 is translated as MTHLQFCDWVERCQTDDEVCYVQSYFRSIHAKLYRSGCISRQQCTSVDGNGGCLQCCNDSFCNSEGCGDKGLQQIGQRGPLCFDCTHKGEHETCNTVQLCDANQVCMIEKYKWGESNFHYIMGCSNTQTCASKRSVRGLTARHAPVCSHCCHTDFCNMNCTSVDTGVPIIGK